In Phyllopteryx taeniolatus isolate TA_2022b chromosome 8, UOR_Ptae_1.2, whole genome shotgun sequence, one genomic interval encodes:
- the LOC133482799 gene encoding von Willebrand factor A domain-containing protein 5A-like, which produces MERCCGLLTAKEEPGLQSGLQVFPGTPAVPQQGANPGGLKLAAGHKFDRDVELLIYYKDAHQPTAVVEAGMASTKHGTLMGDAVVMLSLYPAFPQAVMSSGESLCSYWTDLEVWIVLSMNLISVRLASAVAGKSVEYSETTREDVLKKVEHMGADLGGTEILQSLKNIYSQPCIPGQPRHVMLVYF; this is translated from the exons ATGGAGAGATGCTGTGGGCTGCTGACAGCCAAGGAAGAACCAG GTCTCCAAAGTGGACTCCAAGTGTTCCCTGGAACCCCTGCAGTACCTCAACAAGGAGCAAACCCAGGCGGTC ttaaacTGGCTGCAGGACACAAGTTTGACAGGGATGTTGAGCTGTTGATTTACTACAAGGACGCTCACCAGCCAACCGCTGTGGTGGAGGCAGGAATGGCGTCCACCAAGCATG GCACACTGATGGGGGATGCGGTTGTGATGCTGAGTCTGTACCCTGCGTTCCCTCAGGCAGTGATGTCTTCAGGGGAGAGTTTGTGTTCTTACTGGACCGATCTGGAAGTATGGATTGTCCTATCAATGAATTTAATCAGCGTGAGACTCGCATCAGCAGTGGCGGG TAAAAGTGTGGAGTACAGTGAGACGACCAGGGAAGATGTTCTCAAGAAAGTGGAGCATATGGGTGCTGATCTGGGAGGGACAGAGATCCTTCAGTCtctcaaaaacatttacagcCAGCCTTGCATTCCCGGTCAACCACGACATGTAATGCTTGTATACTTTTGA